One Lepeophtheirus salmonis unplaced genomic scaffold, UVic_Lsal_1.4 unplaced_contig_8188_pilon, whole genome shotgun sequence DNA segment encodes these proteins:
- the LOC121131543 gene encoding uncharacterized protein, whose amino-acid sequence MNILTLVGIAILATLALADPDHSRGHHAVSHGGSYGHHGYGKREAEPSYGHGHGGYSSGSYGHHGYGKREAEPSYGHGHGGYSSGSYGHHGYGKREAEPSYGHGHGGYSSGSYGHHGYGKREAEPSYGHGHGGYSSGSYGHHGYGKREAEPSRGYGSYSHGGYGRGYHH is encoded by the exons ATGAATATCCTT ACCCTCGTTGGTATTGCCATCCTTGCCACTTTGGCTCTCGCTGATCCCGATCATAGCCGTGGACACCATGCTGTTTCCCATGGAGGAAGTTATGGGCATCATGGATATGGAAAGCGTGAAGCTGAAC CTTCCTACGGTCATGGACATGGTGGTTACTCTTCTGGAAGCTATGGACATCATGGATATGGAAAGCGTGAAGCTGAACCTTCCTACGGTCATGGTCATGGTGGTTACTCTTCTGGAAGCTATGGACATCATGGATATGGAAAGCGTGAAGCTGAACCTTCCTACGGTCATGGACATGGTGGTTACTCTTCTGGAAGCTATGGACATCATGGATATGGAAAGCGTGAAGCTGAACCTTCCTACGGTCATGGTCATGGTGGTTACTCTTCTGGAAGCTATGGACATCATGGATATGGAAAGCGTGAAGCTGAACCTTCCAGAGGATACGGTAGCTACTCTCATGGAGGATATGGTCGTGGATACCATCATTAA
- the LOC121131542 gene encoding uncharacterized protein: MNILTLVGIAILATLALADPDHSRGHHAVSHGGSYGHHGYGKREAEPSYGHGHGGYSSGSYGHHGYGKREAEPSYGHGHGGYSSGSYGHHGYGKREAEPSYGHGHGGYSSGSYGQHGYGKREAEPSYGHGHGGYSSGSYGHHGYGKREAEPSYGHGHGGYSSGSYGHHGYGKREAEPSYGHGHGGYSSGSYGHHGYGKREAEPSRGYGSYFGLIWRV; the protein is encoded by the exons ATGAATATCCTT ACCCTCGTTGGTATTGCCATCCTTGCCACTTTGGCTCTCGCTGATCCCGATCATAGCCGTGGACATCATGCTGTTTCCCATGGAGGAAGTTATGGGCATCATGGATATGGAAAGCGTGAAGCTGAACCTTCCTACGGTCATGGCCATGGTGGTTACTCTTCTGGAAGCTATGGACATCATGGATATGGAAAGCGTGAAGCTGAACCTTCCTACGGTCATGGACATGGTGGTTACTCTTCTGGAAGCTATGGACATCATGGATATGGAAAGCGTGAAGCTGAACCTTCCTACGGTCATGGACATGGTGGTTACTCTTCTGGAAGCTATGGACAACATGGATATGGAAAGCGTGAAGCTGAACCTTCCTACGGTCATGGACATGGTGGTTACTCTTCTGGAAGCTATGGACATCATGGATATGGAAAGCGTGAAGCTGAACCTTCCTACGGTCATGGTCATGGTGGTTACTCTTCTGGAAGCTATGGACATCATGGATATGGAAAGCGTGAAGCTGAAC CTTCCTACGGTCATGGTCATGGTGGTTACTCTTCTGGAAGCTATGGACATCATGGATATGGAAAGCGTGAAGCTGAACCTTCCAGAGGATATGGTAGCTATTTTGGTTTAATATGGAGGGTCTAG